One region of Emys orbicularis isolate rEmyOrb1 chromosome 6, rEmyOrb1.hap1, whole genome shotgun sequence genomic DNA includes:
- the NUDT12 gene encoding NAD-capped RNA hydrolase NUDT12 isoform X2, with protein MTNTERNPTHQMISQLHSFAATGDKIRLTALCNHSPSLINEAAENGWTALMYAARNGHFEIVQILLEKGCDRSIVNKSSQTALDIAKFWGYKHIANLLANVKGGQKPFFLPNDTIEYENYFSRTLLDRRSDKRTDSKWLNTKQNHPATVYILFSNLNPLVTLGGGKDGSQQPEVRLCRLCHKDVKEYMSQTEKVTLIFLGVELQLATLNGGILKEDEEDGLVAWFALSIDATFAEQFKQRHEDCYFLHPPMPALLQLPEKEAGVVAQARSVLSWHNRYQFCPTCGSATKIEEGGYKTTCLKEDCPSLQGVHNTSYPRVDPVVIMQVLHPDGNQCLLGRQKRFPPGMFTCLAGFVEPGETIEDAVRREVEEESGVKIGHVQYVSCQPWPMPSSLMIGCLAVAVSTEIRVNKNEIEDARWFTREQEETGYHIAL; from the exons ATGACAAACACTGAAAGGAACCCCACGCACCAAATGATTTCTCAGCTGCACAGTTTTGCTGCTACTGGAGACAAGATCAGATTGACAGCGCTATGCAATCATTCTCCATCCCTTATCAATGAAGCTGCTGAGAATGGTTGGACAGCCTTGATGTATGCTGCCAGAAATGGACACTTTGAGATTGTACAAATTCTTCTTGAAAAAGG GTGTGACAGGTCCATTGTCAATAAATCGAGCCAGACTGCACTAGACATTGCTAAATTTTGGGGATATAAGCATATAGCTAATTTACTAGCAAATGTTAAGGGTGGACAGAAGCCTTTTTTCCTGCCAAACGATACAATAGAGTATGAAAATTATTTTAGCAGGACACTTCTGGATAGAAGGAGTGATAAAAGAACAGATTCTAAATggttaaacacaaaacaaaaccatcCAGCCACGGTATACATCCTTTTCTCAAATTTAAACCCATTGGTCACTTTGGGTGGAGGGAAAGATGGTTCCCAGCAGCCTGAAGTCAGGCTTTGCAGGCTGTGCCACAAGGATGTAAAGGAATACATGAGCCAGACTGAAAAAGTCACCTTGATTTTTCTTGGAGTAGAACTTCAGTTGGCTACTCTGAATGGAGGAATTCTGAAGGAAGATGAAGAAGATGGACTGGTTGCTTGGTTTGCCCTCAGCATAGATGCTACCTTTGCTGAACAGTTTAAACAGAGGCATGAAGACTGTTATTTTCTTCATCCTCCAATGCCTGCACTGCTGCAGTTGCCTGAAAAAGAAGCTG GAGTAGTAGCCCAGGCTAGATCTGTTCTATCATGGCATAACCGATACCAATTCTGTCCAACATGTGGCAGTGCAACCAAGATTGAAGAAGGAGGCTACAAGACGACCTGCTTAAAAGAAGACTGTCCCAGTCTTCAAGGTGTTCACAATACATCGTACCCAAGAGTTG ATCCTGTAGTGATAATGCAAGTCCTTCATCCAGATGGGAACCAGTGCCTTTTAGGCAGGCAGAAGAGGTTTCCTCCTGGCATGTTTACCTGCCTTGCTGGATTTGTAGAGCCTG GGGAAACAATAGAAGATGCTGTTCGAAGAGAAGTAGAGGAGGAGAGTGGAGTCAAAATTGGCCATGTTCAGTATGTCTCTTGTCAACCATGGCCAATGCCCTCCTCCCTAATGATTGGTTGCTTAGCTGTTGCAGTGTCTACAGAAATTAGAGTCAACAAGAATGAAATAGAGGATGCCCGTTGGTTCACTAGAGAACAG
- the NUDT12 gene encoding NAD-capped RNA hydrolase NUDT12 isoform X1 — MTNTERNPTHQMISQLHSFAATGDKIRLTALCNHSPSLINEAAENGWTALMYAARNGHFEIVQILLEKGCDRSIVNKSSQTALDIAKFWGYKHIANLLANVKGGQKPFFLPNDTIEYENYFSRTLLDRRSDKRTDSKWLNTKQNHPATVYILFSNLNPLVTLGGGKDGSQQPEVRLCRLCHKDVKEYMSQTEKVTLIFLGVELQLATLNGGILKEDEEDGLVAWFALSIDATFAEQFKQRHEDCYFLHPPMPALLQLPEKEAGVVAQARSVLSWHNRYQFCPTCGSATKIEEGGYKTTCLKEDCPSLQGVHNTSYPRVDPVVIMQVLHPDGNQCLLGRQKRFPPGMFTCLAGFVEPGETIEDAVRREVEEESGVKIGHVQYVSCQPWPMPSSLMIGCLAVAVSTEIRVNKNEIEDARWFTREQVVDVLIKGNQRSFFVPPSRAIAHQLIKHWIGMNANL; from the exons ATGACAAACACTGAAAGGAACCCCACGCACCAAATGATTTCTCAGCTGCACAGTTTTGCTGCTACTGGAGACAAGATCAGATTGACAGCGCTATGCAATCATTCTCCATCCCTTATCAATGAAGCTGCTGAGAATGGTTGGACAGCCTTGATGTATGCTGCCAGAAATGGACACTTTGAGATTGTACAAATTCTTCTTGAAAAAGG GTGTGACAGGTCCATTGTCAATAAATCGAGCCAGACTGCACTAGACATTGCTAAATTTTGGGGATATAAGCATATAGCTAATTTACTAGCAAATGTTAAGGGTGGACAGAAGCCTTTTTTCCTGCCAAACGATACAATAGAGTATGAAAATTATTTTAGCAGGACACTTCTGGATAGAAGGAGTGATAAAAGAACAGATTCTAAATggttaaacacaaaacaaaaccatcCAGCCACGGTATACATCCTTTTCTCAAATTTAAACCCATTGGTCACTTTGGGTGGAGGGAAAGATGGTTCCCAGCAGCCTGAAGTCAGGCTTTGCAGGCTGTGCCACAAGGATGTAAAGGAATACATGAGCCAGACTGAAAAAGTCACCTTGATTTTTCTTGGAGTAGAACTTCAGTTGGCTACTCTGAATGGAGGAATTCTGAAGGAAGATGAAGAAGATGGACTGGTTGCTTGGTTTGCCCTCAGCATAGATGCTACCTTTGCTGAACAGTTTAAACAGAGGCATGAAGACTGTTATTTTCTTCATCCTCCAATGCCTGCACTGCTGCAGTTGCCTGAAAAAGAAGCTG GAGTAGTAGCCCAGGCTAGATCTGTTCTATCATGGCATAACCGATACCAATTCTGTCCAACATGTGGCAGTGCAACCAAGATTGAAGAAGGAGGCTACAAGACGACCTGCTTAAAAGAAGACTGTCCCAGTCTTCAAGGTGTTCACAATACATCGTACCCAAGAGTTG ATCCTGTAGTGATAATGCAAGTCCTTCATCCAGATGGGAACCAGTGCCTTTTAGGCAGGCAGAAGAGGTTTCCTCCTGGCATGTTTACCTGCCTTGCTGGATTTGTAGAGCCTG GGGAAACAATAGAAGATGCTGTTCGAAGAGAAGTAGAGGAGGAGAGTGGAGTCAAAATTGGCCATGTTCAGTATGTCTCTTGTCAACCATGGCCAATGCCCTCCTCCCTAATGATTGGTTGCTTAGCTGTTGCAGTGTCTACAGAAATTAGAGTCAACAAGAATGAAATAGAGGATGCCCGTTGGTTCACTAGAGAACAG